A part of Bufo bufo chromosome 7, aBufBuf1.1, whole genome shotgun sequence genomic DNA contains:
- the LOC121007421 gene encoding uncharacterized protein LOC121007421 isoform X2: MDIVRKLLFLLLLSRSVSSLQLTGPSVHAARLGSDALVPCSFTVDKPPVDPNLLTIYWRFFDKEILSYNKTVMTTSSRYSLSTEALMAGNANLTISNIQIHDGGMYKCSVMYGSEKKEKELRLDSGAPPQVTITGKTVVLNEKSFLRCSAAGFHPPDIEMKWFKGGEKLEDNVFTGESWKNPARTYNMNSTVTIIPSEEDREGNFSCRVQHKFLQEPLQEDFRLLYEDTSSAGIIAACSVIGIILIVLIAGVLYWKLKLRRKDNGVFIVRDFKGPSKLIDGEEATLYYTVDNCPENLCVTWMMRRAGQVQEIQTSQMREHSEEEEESLLDASYVIRSQREGHQYLSSLSFIPHMERHKDVTFICRGVYKKHNDEKKFHCKTIHVKAKLSQPIMRSLMDSGEMKYLLNLEKFYPKTIKIIWICGVGEPEEVLSSTESVSDNPDRTYSVSSEVRIPEERHKDPGFRVRVTWDHESLGEAESKELSIRDSDYRWTPVVEEIQIPRLLHGTPATLQCNISGYFPDAVTVRWRRRAGDEMYEETENQRITSRRAADNTCNCTSSLTITPTLETHQGAEYICLVEHPTLETPIEKTTGRLQVLAEPQIPDPIQISMADSSRVQFSLNLQKFYPKDIKISWHWENTSGKYGLSPDNTFRSQKDLTYDVTSVVRISNNSFNDPEMKIIVVWKHETMETAETRSLSIRDLSRTPHVGSIRVPELEDGKSATLTCDISGYFPDLLSVSWFIKRDGNLTALPIESTKTENNYKISQKKRPKDKTYSYEASLTFTPLISSDEGSEILCRVKHPSLEPPIETSTRPLHIGVKKKSSGNKKTKGMNSSKTNSDEIDETGQEPNEE, encoded by the exons ATGGACATCGTAAGGAAACTTCTCTTCCTCCTGCTCCTGTCCCGCTCAG TGTCCTCACTTCAGCTGACTGGACCGTCCGTACATGCAGCCAGGCTGGGATCTGACGCTCTGGTTCCTTGCTCGTTCACAGTGGATAAACCTCCTGTAGATCCCAATCTTCTAACAATCTACTGGAGGTTTTTCGATAAGGAAATCCTGAGCTATAATAAAACTGTGATGACGACATCTTCTAGATATTCCCTGAGCACAGAAGCattaatggcggggaatgccaatcTGACTATTTCTAATATACAAATACACGATGGGGGAATGTACAAGTGTTCAGTGATGTACGGCTcagagaagaaggagaaggagcTCCGGCTGGACAGTGGAG CTCCTCCGCAGGTGACAATCACAGGTAAAACAGTTGTACTGAATGAGAAGAGCTTCCTCCGCTGCTCCGCCGCTGGATTCCACCCTCCGGACATTGAAATGAAATGGTTCAAGGGTGGAGAAAAACTGGAGGATAATGTTTTTACTGGTGAATCCTGGAAAAACCCAGCCAGGACCTATAACATGAACAGCACCGTGACTATAATACCTAGTGAGGAGGACAGGGAGGGGAACTTCTCATGTAGAGTCCAACATAAGTTCCTGCAGGAGCCTCTCCAGGAAGACTTCCGTCTGCTGTATGAGG ACACAAGCTCGGCTGGGATCATTGCTGCCTGTTCTGTTATTGGGATTATTCTGATAGTTCTCATCGCTGGTGTTCTGTACTGGAAACTAAAACTGAGGAGGAAAG ATAATGGAGTATTCATAGTAAGAGACTTCAAGGGTCCTTCTAAGCTGATTGATGGAGAGGAGGCCACCCTGTACTACACAGTGGACAACTGCCCCGAGAACCTGTGTGTAACCTGGATGATGAGAAGAGCTGGACAGGTCCAGGAGATCCAGACGTCTCAGATGAGAGAACAttcagaagaagaagaggagagcTTACTGGATGCATCCTATGTGATCAGATCACAACGAGAGGGACATCAGTACTTATCATCACTGAGCTTCATACCCCATATGGAAAGACACAAAGATGTCACCTTCATCTGTAGAGGAGTCTACAAAAAGCATAATGatgagaagaagtttcactgtaaGACCATTCATG TGAAGGCCAAGCTGTCACAGCCAATAATGAGAAGTCTAATGGACTCTGGAGAGATGAAGTATTTGCTCAACTTGGAGAAATTTTATCCTAAAACCATCAAGATTATATGGATTTGTGGAGTGGGAGAACCAGAAGAAGTCCTGTCATCCACTGAATCAGTGTCCGATAATCCTGACAGAACCTACAGCGTCTCCAGTGAGGTCAGAATTCCTGAGGAACGTCACAAGGATCCAGGGTTCAGAGTCCGAGTGACCTGGGATCATGAATCATTGGGagaagcagaatccaaggagctcTCTATCCGAGACTCAG ATTACAGATGGACGCCAGTTGTAGAAGAGATCCAGATTCCCCGTCTACTTCATGGCACCCCGGCCACCCTGCAGTGTAATATCTCAGGGTATTTCCCGGATGCAGTCACTGTGAGATGGAGGAGACGTGCTGGAGATGAGATGTATGAAGAGACGGAGAACCAGAGGATAACATCCAGGAGAGCGGCCGATAACACCTGTAACTGTACCTCCAGTCTGACCATCACCCCCACACTGGAGACACATCAGGGGGCAGAATATATATGTCTGGTGGAGCATCCCACCCTGGAGACACCCATAGAGAAAACCACTGGGAGGCTACAAGTACTTG CTGAACCCCAGATACCGGATCCTATACAGATCTCTATGGCAGATTCATCTCGTGTTCAGTTCTCTCTGAATCTACAGAAGTTTTACCCGAAAGATATCAAAATCTCCTGGCACTGGGAAAATACATCTGGTAAATATGGATTATCACCGGATAATACCTTCAGATCACAGAAAGATCTCACATATGACGTCACCAGTGTTGTCCGGATTTCTAATAATTCATTCAATGATCCGGAGATGAAAATCATTGTAGTGTGGAAACACGAGACTATGGAGACGGCAGAGACAAGATCACTGAGTATCAGAG ATCTGTCCAGGACTCCACATGTTGGATCTATCCGTGTACCTGAGCTGGAAGATGGTAAATCAGCCACGCTGACCTGTGATATATCCGGATATTTCCCTGATCTTCTATCTGTTAGCTGGTTCATAAAGAGGGATGGAAACCTGACGGCTCTGCCCATAGAATCAACAAAGACGGAGAATAATTACAAGATCTCACAGAAGAAGAGACCGAAAGATAAAACTTACTCCTATGAAGCTTCACTGACTTTTACCCCATTAATAAGTTCAGATGAAGGATCAGAAATCCtctgcagagtgaagcatcccagCCTGGAGCCCCCCATAGAGACCAGCACCCGACCACTACACATAG GTGTGAAAAAGAAAAGCAGTGGCAATAAAAA GACGAAAGGAATGAACAGCTCTAAGACCAACAGCGATGAGATCGATGAGACAGGACAAGAACCCAATGAAGAATAA